The Neodiprion lecontei isolate iyNeoLeco1 chromosome 2, iyNeoLeco1.1, whole genome shotgun sequence genome segment ATTGTTACGATAGAAGCTGGTGATTCTGATAACAGACGACGCGAGTAGGGCACCATGTTAAGGCAAAGGTTTCTATTATACGGAACATAACGCGCGAGAGGAGACGATCGCGTAACATTGACCCATATCCAGGTTGGGAATTAATGCGCGATGATTTGCAGCTTATTGTTAGGTAGCTCTGAGTATCTGTATAAAACGGATGTATAGGTACGCACTTGACACGGAATTTTCGAATAATGACAGGGTTTTACGATTATCAAGGTGCGTAGTTGAGAATCGAGggttaattaaaatttcatcacaCCATATATACCTGCAGGATAATTTTCGACGTTGATTTTTTCACAGTGTTCGTGAACGTAGGTATGTAACTGTGCGTGCATTagatacatgcatacatgtgTATCTGCTGAGTTACGAAAATAGGCGGGTATaacgcaaaaatttttctgaccCCTTAATCAACAGCaacattatacctatatgcGAGAATAATAATGTGAAATAGGCTAAAGCCCGCACGGCACGCACGTTGTTTTTGGCGATAGTCATGCGGTATGTATAATTTAGGTATCCTTGAggaagacgacgacgacgaagttTAGTGTGCCGCCTGACACAAGGCCTGCACACatttatttcgcaatttaAAATCCGACTTATTTTTCCGttcgttaattattatcaacgcTTGCACTTTATCGCATTAGATGAGTCATGTTGAGAGTGATGATCgcgtgaaaagaaatttcttttgtGCTTTCGTATCGGCAATTAGGTTGAAGTAAAAATAAGTTTACATCGATTACGTACAAATATACTCGTCGAAGCGCATTCATATAAGTATACGATCGGAAATATTTAATCCACGAATTTGTTGCTCCGAAAAAGGGAACGAAGCTTATCTACGTCAAGTTTGTTCCTTaccctcacggaaaaaaaccTCAATTTGGGGGTGAATTTGTACCCTCCATTTTCTTCCTGCGGAAATTTAGTATTACCTATGTATTAGGGGTACGAATTGACGCCCAAGTTGAGCGTTTTTCCCGTGAGGGTAAAACAACACTTTTGTTAGCCTGGGTATTTCTCTGCAAGAGATATTCTCTTTTGcttcgattttatttcacttcttTGTTCATTAGCGGTGACTTCTTGACGAACAAATTCAGACAACGTATATTCATTATCACAAATCATGGGcaaatgaacaaaaatctTTCTTAAACCCAAATGGCATGTTGCTACAGGTAtgtcgaaaaatgaaggaTGATTCacgattgttttttattccctTATCATTCCGCTACATCtcgaaaaaattatctcgAGCGCAAATATAGATTCGTACTGATAAACgttttggtttgtttttttctttacgcaGTTGTGAGAATTAACCAATTTAACAACAATGGACAATTAAGCAGGCAATTCTCATGTATAATTACCAAAATAGATTAATCAAATTTCACtgtaatgtaaaaaaagaagaaaaaatcgaagaaagaCTCTGGAATATCGTCGAAAGTGTttattggggaaaaaaaaaaaaaaaaaccaagtcAGTCTGGAGACAGACGATACGCTACGAATTAAACTCAACAAACGTATATGGATAggaattaaaatatatgtacatatatacactgTTGGTCCATGAGATCTGTTGTCGATGGAACAGAACGTCCTTGAAAATACTTATACGTGAGATCGGGGGGACAGAGGTAGTTAGGCCAGAGTCGCCTTCTTGCAAAATCCGTAACTCTAAACCTGCTCTGAAATAACTGGCCAGCACGAGACAATATTCCCACGTATATCGAGACGCGGAATCCGTAAACGCCAAGACCCAGAGGTCGTACACCCATTAGAAGTATGTGTCATACGCATCCAGAGGTATTTGAGGTGCCGATAAACTCTGCGTCAGGTAAATACGACGAGGCAACggggcggggggagggggcggTGAGGGGAAGTGGGGGGGGAGGTAGAACAATAACACAAGGCGAATCGCCTGTGCGTAATTGACCTAATTAACTCCGTTCGAAAGAAGGTAATAAACCCGGTGTAAACGTAACAGCTTTGAGTGTACATAGCCATGTGTCGTACCAGCTGTACGCAGAATCATATACGAGGTTTGTTTACAAGAAGTAACGATCGTTTTGTTCCTCGGTATTCGGGTCGaacggagtaaaaaaaatttgaaagaaaaagaaaaataatttgtatgcgcatgtattataataatgttataTTATGCACAGGACAAAGTTCTTTggcgtaaaaaatttgttaaccAAGGCAGGAATAGTGGGGTAAAATTTCAACGGTACAGTCGGAGACAAGAGTAAGCTGCGTGACACAGATTTCGAGGAGAGCGGTGGGTGAccttttttcaatgaattattaCGGAGATGGTGGTGATGTTGTAATGGGGAATTTACCGCGGTATGGTTTCACGGATTTTCGTTGTAAAATAGGGGCATTTGTTTAAACACACAGGGGGTGAATGGGTGTCAATGAACTAGTTTTCTTACGACCCTGACACTGCCATTGCTCCCCGGGTTCGATTCGTGTCAGAGCTCTCTTCCTCGCTCTCGCTCAACAATATTGATGGGTGAtgtttaaatatataaatgaatagCTCTCACCCCTGTCGCTGGAATCCATCTCCGACGCTGTTCGCAGTTTGTAATCCAAATGGTCACCGATTCACTTACCAATCCAAGTCCAACTGTTCTTTCAACAAACACCGCTTAATTTAGGGCCCCCGATTGATCAGAATTCGCTACAGTGTAAACATGGCCGTAGGTCCGTACCATTCTTGTCACATTTACCGCAGGGTCGTTGaacttttccaaaattttctttctccaaTCGTAACCTCTCCTGTATAACCCTCGATTATTTCATTCAACCAAAAACAATCTGGGATAATACGTTACGGGTGCATTACTATAAATAGAACCCTAAATACGACGATGTTTTGACTAATAATTGTAGCGCGACAATCGACCGCAGGTGGCGCCACCTTACCAAGGACTCACTTTCCCGCCCTATTTTCAACACGCCAATCACACTCCTCCCTACATCCCATTCGCCCGTGTAGCGATACCGTTGATCGTATTGAAACTACGGGCTGTCGGTGACGGCGAACTCCACTTGGAAACTGGCTGTCTCTCAACTAATAACTAGACTTAGGTGGTGCTGCGATAAGTTCGAGGCCGAATTAGTAATTTGTCGTCGAAATggtttaaattttcacaataatcACTGCTTCAACATTCACTTCAATCATTACGAATTTAATTTCGCATTGCAAGGCCACCGGATTTGGATTTACACGTTTATTGGCTTACTTTTGGTAATTATGAAACTGTAACATGAATCACTTGATTAATCAATGCggggaaataatttttttttagtgatATATTTATGTTAATTGACGATGAAGAAATTACTGTTCATCTTCGAATAATGAACTGAACGTAAACGACCGTCACGATCGCAGGCTCAACCACTACTGCGGCCTCAGATTGTATCATACGTCATCTGATGTTGACAATTGAACCTACACGTTACGCCCATTGAGCTAACATCAATATCCGCAGTTAAGTTTTCGGCGGAATCCTAACCTATAGATTAGATATTTATCTCGAATTTAATGAATACTTAAAACGGGGTGTGTTTATCGTTGATAACGATCGTAGGACTGTGCCTTGTCAAGACAATCAATGAGAAATAGACTTCTTTTATTctctatttttgtatttctttaGCGTAAAAAAACTAAAGTGACACCAAGTGACGTTCGAATGTTTTAGGTTATCAAAGAACAATGTTTTGCATATTACAACCGCTTTTACGAAAGCTCTACATCCTCTTgtcaaagataaaaataaaatacgtttGTTTCGGTTTCATTGTGATCGCCACGCTCGATTTTTTCGGGGTATTCCACCACGCTTTTGAGACATCCTATCACGATTCATTTACGTATCCGTACTACGGAGAGATCCACGAATTCGTAGCACAACTTCGTAATAATGAGAAACCGGATGTGGAACCGATCAACGATTATAATTACACTTTCATCTACGACCTCAAAGAAAAGTGCATTGAGTACGAGCATAGTAATCTGCGTTTGGTTTTCCTGGTGAAATCGGCGGTAAACAATTTCGACAGACGAATTGGAATCAGGAATTCATGGGGCTTTGAAAAACGGTTTTCTGATGTGCCGATAAAGACTGTGTTCCTGGTAGGCCGATCACCAGAGAATCCAGAATTGGAGGCACGTCTGAAAGCTGAAGCGATAAAGCACAAAGATATCGTACTGATCGACTTTATCGACACCTACTTCAATAATACCATAAAAACAATGATGGGATTCAAATGGGCAGTGAAATACTGtcagaattcaaaattctatatGTTTGTCGACGACGACATGTATGTTTCCCTCAAAAACGTTCTCAGGTATATTAGACACCCGACTGGCTACCCCGACTACCTGAAGGATCCCAAAGGACCGGAACACTTAGGGCTTTCCAAAGGTTCCAAAAAACATTTGTATGCTCGGATGCGTCGGGCAACCgttagggaaaaaataattgccaGAAAGAAACCTGGGTGGATCTTGCATAACAAAACTCTACACCCAAGTGCAGTAGGCATTTCAAGGAACAGGACCAAGAGGCAGATATTTGATATTGAACTACCGGAAGATGTTCGCTTATTTACCGGGTATGTTTTTGTCTCTGCACCACACAGGCACAGGACCTCCAAGTGGTATGTTTCCTTGGATGAATACCCTTACCATCTATGGCCGCCATATGTAACTGCCGGAGCTTATATTCTCTCAAAAGAAGCGCTGCTTGATATGTACTATGCCAGCTTTTACACCAAGCATTTCAGGTTCGATGATATCTACTTGGGACTAGTTGCCAAGAAGATAGATATCGAACCTTTTCATTGCgacgattttcatttttataaaaaagattatacAAAGTACAATTATAAGTATGTCATTGCTTCTCATGGGTATGGTGATCCGAACGAACTATTGAGAGTATGGAATGAACAGAAAGCTTTGGGATATGCTTAGATATTCAGATAATCGAGTGGTATATTTATACTTTGACTCTTCTGTAATGGAGGTTTGAGATCTGAAATCGAAtcttttcatttgattttgttttttgggcTCGTTCGAATGCCTACGATCCCTGCAAAAGCCATAATAGTTATTTTTGTTGTGCAATATTCACCTAAAAAGATTCCAGTATATGTAAGATATTGTTCTCAAAATCATATTAGGTACTTCATTAGGTGCTAATTGCAGTATTCTGTGATTTAAGATGTGAAAGTTAAAGTCAAGggtcttgaaatttttttagctaTCATTAAGTTTAGTGTGTAATAACGtctttcttcaatttaaaaatatattggtTCAATGTTTATTTGTCTAtcatataaaatttcatattcatcTAACTTTAAATTTAGAATAGCTCCCTTTGTCCA includes the following:
- the LOC107223292 gene encoding beta-1,3-galactosyltransferase brn, which translates into the protein MFCILQPLLRKLYILLSKIKIKYVCFGFIVIATLDFFGVFHHAFETSYHDSFTYPYYGEIHEFVAQLRNNEKPDVEPINDYNYTFIYDLKEKCIEYEHSNLRLVFLVKSAVNNFDRRIGIRNSWGFEKRFSDVPIKTVFLVGRSPENPELEARLKAEAIKHKDIVLIDFIDTYFNNTIKTMMGFKWAVKYCQNSKFYMFVDDDMYVSLKNVLRYIRHPTGYPDYLKDPKGPEHLGLSKGSKKHLYARMRRATVREKIIARKKPGWILHNKTLHPSAVGISRNRTKRQIFDIELPEDVRLFTGYVFVSAPHRHRTSKWYVSLDEYPYHLWPPYVTAGAYILSKEALLDMYYASFYTKHFRFDDIYLGLVAKKIDIEPFHCDDFHFYKKDYTKYNYKYVIASHGYGDPNELLRVWNEQKALGYA